Below is a genomic region from Rosa chinensis cultivar Old Blush chromosome 5, RchiOBHm-V2, whole genome shotgun sequence.
AGAGTTATTGTGACAAGAAAATGCCTCGATATTCAGCCAGAAAATGCTAGGGCCCATCATTTTTAGTGACAAtgagttttttctttgttcacttTTGGGGCTCTCTTTAATCAAAATATGTTTATGGGCTTtgcaaaatttgaattttatCAGATATTGAGCCTTACTAAACAAGGCATTATCTCAACCTGAGACCTAACAGTGCTGCTGATTGCGGGGCTGTATGAAATGGTAAACCAACTCCATGTATAATAATCATTGTATATATTTAGTCTACAAATATATGGAGCCCATCTAAAATCATATGTCAATGTATTGATAAACTGTAAATTTCCTTTGACGTTAGATAAATAGATAACATAAATTACTTCACAAGACTAAACAAGTTTAGGGGTTAAACCAACATAACATGCACTAGAAGTCTACTAGTCTAGAACAGCTTGCTTCCATAAGAAAAGACAGAAAGATGCTTGAGTTCTGATAGGCTCCTTCCCAGATGCAAAGCCACCTTCATTTCAAGCACTTGCCCATTCTCCCTTCTCCCAACTTCTTTTTCTCTTAAATTTGCTTCTATGGTCTCTTGTATGAGCCTAAAGAAACCAGCATTGCTTCTATACATTTCAACCACCATTCCAACTTGACCCCCATGCTCTATTGTGTTCACCACACTTGCCAAAGCTCCCCCAATGACTCCTACCATCCCGCTCCAAACTCCAAAAATACTAGAACCCAAAAAAGCAGATCCCAAAGCTGCAAGCCCTGTTAAAAGAGGGCCAGAAATGGCTAGAATTCTGTTAATTTTCAAGGCTACCTCGGTCAACCTCAGGTACTCTGGCACATCCTTGCTCTTCAATACCCCAACAATCTCTGTCATTTCCTCTTCAATTTTTGCACTCCAACTGTTGGATCTATTTGCCAATCTTCCTTCAATTCCTTGATCAGGTACTCCTCGTCGGCTAAGCTGCTTCTGTTGCGGCCACCATATTGCAGGCTCCACAGTTTTGGGAAATTTATCAAGCATTTCACCTAATAAAGGAAGTGGATATGCCCTGTCCAATGCCAACACTTTCTCTATAGCTTCATAGTACTAATTCTGCTTCAATTCGGGTTTTGAAGTGACACTGTTGTTTGAATCTGGCTATGAAGCTGCTTGAACAATCTGGCAGCAATTCTCTGTTCTTCGGCTAGTTGGGACGGCTGGATCATGTTCATCACCACCAACATTCCAGTGGCTGCTACATAGAGAAGAGCGGAAGAGACCTTGAGTGCCGTAAAGGGTACTCCAGCACTTGTAGTACTGCTAGCTGCAATTCCTGCAATGATTGCAGCAGTGAGAGTGATCACATTGATGGAACTCAGAAGGAGGTGGTTCCAATTGTCGCGCTGTGCTCCAATGTTCTTGTGCATCTCCACTCTATCAGCAACTACCTCCATGATTGCATATATCTCAGACATCACCACTGGATCACAAAGTTTTGCACTACTATGTAATGCAGAATTAGTACTATGAATGGTAGGATTAGAATCAATTTCCTTTTGCACAGTGGAGCTTGGAATTTTGTAAGCACCAGTTTTCATGTCCAAGCCCTCAACCAAACTTCTGGTTGGGAGCTTGGGAAGAGAAGTAAGTGGCCTCACCTTGCCATTTGGTGCATTATTGGTTGCTACAATAACTACTCCTTTAGGAATACGCTTTTGATTTGAAGAATCCCTCAAAGGAAATATGGTTGAGACTTGAAAGGTTGCCATAAATTCATTGGCAAGGTAGATCAAATTATTAACTTCCTATGAGTTTCGCTTGTGGTAGTGGATTAGATTGGATTGGTTTTAAGCTGAGAGGAGAATGTAGTGAAAGCGATGGAAACCAGTATGGTAGTTATatacttgtgtgtgtgtgtgtgtaagagGCAGTACTGTTTGAATATTGGTTCATGTTGGACGTGTtataatgaaaacaaaaatggaTTGTAATATACAAGAATGTCAAAATAATATTTCTTTTAGCGTTCTTATAGATGACAGACCATGCATGATTTCAATCAACTATAAAAATGAAATATCAGTACTAATAATAAAGGATTTACTATAAAACATGAACAATTTAGGAACATATTAGTGCTATGTGTGTTTGAGAGGATCTGATCGATACCTATTAACCAACAATGTAAGGGATATTTGTTAAATTTGACCGCTAAATTGCAACTAGCAAGGACAAAATTGcataaaaggaaaataatatATAATGGGCCTCAGAGATATGATACGTACTTGGAGGGTAGAAGTTGTCAATGTTACTAAACCAATATTTTAAGGTGTCATTCAAAATACAAACATTCAAATAACATATCATATTCAGATACAATTACAATGCAATAGTACGTGTAAAACACTTGACATTCAAAATTAGCAGTGAGGTGCCTGTACTGTAGCATCATAAGAACCATCGGAGTCAATGAGCTTCTGACTGCGGGATTACACGCTCACGCTCTCTAGAGTAATCTGACTAATATATCCATACAACAAGCAGCTCCACAATTCCCACAGTATATAAGAGTACATTTGGCAccttataaataaatataaaacattcAACTTACATAAACTATAACTAGTCCAAAGTATTATTACACATGCCAataatttctttttcaaaatacTTTGATACCAGTGACTAGTCTATATAGTTATGTTCAAAATTGTTAACGTTGTTACTCTTATAATTTCCTCCAACATCTTAATGGAATTGATAACACCTATAATTTTGATAATgcaaatgtaaaaacatatacatATAAACTCTAAAAGCTAGAACTCGATTTTGTTGGTGCATTTATAGTTTGATATCATGTTGGAGAGTTGATACACTGGCCTTCACATTAAATTCAAGGTAGAAAAAGAACACGATGTGTGCCTCTAAGAAACTGTTATATTTTCACGTAGATTGAACAAGAAAACTATAGTGCAGATAGCTAGAATGGCAGACACACTAGTCGATCACCAGCTTACTAATTTGACCACTTCTCAATTCTCTGTTTCGTTTGATGGTTTTGTTGTTTAGTCTAATCCAAGTAGACTTGTATTCATGTACCTCCAAACAATGTGTTAAATTTTATTCATGTAATAAAAACATGTTCCACGAAACCAATAATGCAGTACAGTCATGCCATCTTATTCTTTAATTTTACGTTAATTTAGTTTATCTTCATAGTTCGACACAGTTGTGCATGCGCACGTGGTTTTTATGATATTTGTACTGGAAAGAAGTTGATTATTTCTTTGGTTTAAGGATTATTCTGGTTCTCTTAAATACCAGAAAAATCTTAACAAAATCTGCACGCTAACTCAATATTTGTCGTAAACTGTTGGGGTTACCTGCATTTTTCTTAATCTATTTCTCAGTTTTGCTAATGGCATTGTAGCCCTTAGTGGCATTGCTCCTCATCCTATGATGTCAAGGTCTTGTATATATGGTTCATTCAACTACTCAGGTAGGGTAGTGATGTGGGTGCTTAGTGATGAAAGTGTTCTTCAGCAGCTACAGTGGTTTCTTCTTTTTGTGCGATCGAATTAGACATTGTCTCTAAATCATGAGTCAAATCCTACTATTATTTTAACGAGTTCTTGCATTATCGATCTCTCAGAATATACATACATAGGTTGCAATGTTTCTCAGTCTTGCACTACAAACATTGAATTGGCCGGGATATGCACACAAACACAATGCGCATGCTTTATGTGGCTTGTCAATAAGAGTCAGCCATGCATGGATCCCAAGCTTCATGTTAGATATATAGCACATGTTTTTATTTCTCCCAACGACCAAGCTGTTCGTCTATGGTTCCATGCTACACACACAAGGATTCAGTATTCCAATCGCTTAACGTATACGGAAAGATCAACCCGGCCAATTAAGCTAGCCACACACCCATAGTGGCACTGCTACTATATAAAATATGATTCATGAAGTATTCCAATTACTGCGTAATGTCATTCGGCCGATCATATATATTTTCACTTAGCTTTAGTTATATCACGTATCTTGCTTGAATTAATTCACAAATAATTTCTCAAAAGATAAATTGCATCTCTTTAATTAAACTTCATTAATTATTCATCCAAAAATACAATTTGCAGTTCTCTTTTTGTGTTTGAGGAAGATACACAACTATGTTGTTTAAGCACTACATCATAGGTGGTTAGGTACTCCTAGTTTAAACACAAGAAATATATTTCTCATCCTTGCGATGATAAGCTGCCCTATAATCCTCTCGGTGGAAATAAATCAGAATGAAGGAAATTGCATGTCCATGAGATCTTGCCCTATTAATTTTCTCCTTTTATACTTCTTtcttgtaaagaaaaggaaagaatcaaTCTTCCTATTATTttaagggaaaatcgtccgtacaatACCTGACATTTTcctcattctaaacttcagtacctcacgttcagaaaatatcagaatgGTATCTTAGGTTttgaccccgaccgaagattggtaccTGGTGCCGTTAGCTCTGTTACAAAAATTGACAGCTGAcatattttgatcattaaatgaccaatttaccctttaatttttgttttctttatttttttttcatataataaattttttttattagttttgaaaaattatttaaatttttggttTGTCAAATTTTATCTTTCGAGCCCGTAGGATTAAACTAGGTGTCGTTTCAAGATTGTAGAGTTTTCGGAGGATTTTTTCGTACACTCgaactttttttaataatttttggaagttagtaatatccaaaaatataattaaaaatagaaactagagGCAGTTTAATTTGGAGCGTCCATTTTAATCACCGTTTGATCTCAGCCGTTGGTTTTGAGTATATATAAGTTGAACCAGCTTAAGGAGCACCAGATTAACAGCCCAGACCGATGGTGTCTCCACTTTCCGGCCAGCACCCGATGTCAGACAGGCCTCATTAGACTCCTCTTGGTGTTGTAAACCGGAGATCGGTCGTCCCTGCTCCGAACGACCAGCTACGGAGGCAGGAAGAAGCCCGAAAATTTCTCGGGTTCGCCGGCGGGTTTTCCGATTCCGGCTTGGTCATAGCTTCTCACTGGTGTCAGAAGCTTCCTTTCGACCTCGCCGACCTATCCATAGTGTTGGTTTGTCCAGATGATAAGACATGAGAGAGAATCAAAGGGGAGAATAATTTTGAGATTTCCGGCAAGTTTCCAAGCTTCTGGCCGACCAATCTATTTTAGTTTGCTTGCAATTATTGTCTTTTGATTGTTTCAATGTATAATTACTAGATTTGGGTACTGTGATTTGTTGGGCCACTATGTTTTTGAATCAGAATAtgctttggattttgatttttgtgtgaaataaatatataagagAGATAGCTGATACAGATTCATTGATTGAGGGAAGAGAGATAGAGCAAACTGATAGCGGAGCGGTTAGTCCAAAGACTCCAAACTTGAATAGACCAGAggcgacgagagagagagagagagttctgggtttgaatggggACGTGAGAGAGGAACagtagggagagagaaaaaaatagaaaaaaaatgtttagatAAAAGAATAATGGATTAagatatgaaaagacaaaaatatcctTCAGCTGTCAATTTTTGTAACCAAGCTAACGGCACCAggtaccaatcttcggtcggggtcaaAACCTCATGTACCgttttgatattttctgaacgtgaggtactgaagtttagaattgGGAAAATatcaggtactgtacggacgattttcccttatTTTAAAGGGAAGAATACTCTAGTTTACTTTTAGTTTCATTCAACATCCTAAATACGTCAGCGTTGATTACACATTTACAATTATATGTACAATTGCACAAAAGCACTTTTATCATAAATTTAGAGTTGATTACACATACCATTGAAAGTGTACTATCGTACATAAAAAAGGATTTTAAAACGATAATATTTCTTTAGTTCATTTATATTTATAGTTTGTTATCATGTTAAATGATTAATGCATCATCACATGCAATTTAagctagaaaaaaaaacatatgtgCCTAATATTCATATTATCATACTGAAATTGTTTGCCATAACATTCCCATGCTAAATTTCATAGATTCAGAAATAGGTGGATGAAAGAGATGATCGATGGAGCAGATTCTCTAAACTTAGACAAAGTCTCCTTGTCGAGAGTTTGGATACTTAGGTTCTTTCTTTTCAAGTCCAAAAAATCCTAACAAATCTTCATGCTAACCACCAATTCGTATTTAGGtgtttttaatttatttgtGAAGTTTTTGCCCATGGCTTTTGTAGCTACAAGCCTAGTGGTTCATTCTATGATGTCAAGGTCTTGTGTGGTTCATTTAACTCCTCATAGTGGTTCATTCTATGATGTAAAGTGATGTGGGTGCTCAATGTGCTCACTACTTGGCAGAAGATGatgtcttttcttctttttcagaagTAGTGGTTTCTTCTTTATTTGCAGGTTCCGCATTCTCTCTAAATGAGTTAAACCCAGAATGGTATATCTTTTGAACGTCCGTCCTAAGTAGTATCTGCTACAGAAATCTTTCAAAAATACTTAGGGACACGGACTTAGAATGCAAGCAATGTATATTGTTTTCATGAATTGTCAATGCTAGTCGGCCATCCCAAGCTTCACTCTAGATTACacccttttttgttttgttttttataagaaaaatatgtaaataattaaaaacaatAATCAAGACCTGGATTTAGAATGACAGACAGCTTAGGTTCGATTTGTAAAGAATATAATTATCAGCCCTCAATCTAAGGTGAGATCCACCATCAATGTGATAGATTATTCAGAGATCACTCCACCAGTCATCGGTGTCTTCTATGGCTTATTTGCAAAACACAAGCAAAATAACTTGGATTTTCTAATTTCTACTACTACATGTCTCCTGCTTTAAGCTTTGAGCTGCGCATTCACATGCATTTGCGGTTTTCAAGCAAAACCGAGTAAGCAATATGCAGCTTTTGCAGTATCTCTTTGATTGCATTCAgtcaaattcaaagcaaagtTGTCTAGTTAAAAAATTACATAATCACTGATAGATGTGCAATAATATAGTTGAAATTATGAATGGATAGGAGGCAGGATCACACATTTTTAGCAAACTGCTGCATACAAGAAAATGGGATCCATCACTTATTCATAGAATTCATGATTGCTGAAGAGAGACCATCGTGAGCTAAAACTACATGTAAATCATGGGGAGCACGAACTACCTTGAGGCCGACTAAAAAGTTATTCTCTTCACTTGGCCTTTGGTAATGCCACAGATCTTGCTTGTAAATTTAGGAATATTCCCCTGAAAACAAAGTTACGAATTTAAACATAAAGCTAAGAACAgttattttaataaataaaaaaatcaggAAAATATGTCAATAATGAACTGCATGTATATGCATAGAGTATATAGGAGTTTATATTTATTGTTCATACCAGCAAAACCCAACCAAGCTCTGGAAGATGACACGAAATTGGAGTGGTACATACTGGTGATTTATCCACCCCAGAACAGGCCAAAACTGCATTGCCATCCAATTAAGGTTTTATCAGATTATGATATGATTTCTG
It encodes:
- the LOC112201467 gene encoding probable F-box protein At4g22030 isoform X1, which gives rise to MLDKFPKTVEPAIWWPQQKQLSRRGVPDQGIEGRLANRSNSWSAKIEEEMTEIVGVLKSKDVPEYLRLTEVALKINRILAISGPLLTGLAALGSAFLGSSIFGVWSGMVGVIGGALASVVNTIEHGGQVGMVVEMYRSNAGFFRLIQETIEANLREKEVGRRENGQVLEMKVALHLGRSLSELKHLSVFSYGSKLF
- the LOC112201467 gene encoding probable F-box protein At4g22030 isoform X2, with amino-acid sequence MHQMASSAKLCDPVVMSEIYAIMEVVADRVEMHKNIGAQRDNWNHLLLSSINVITLTAAIIAGIAASSTTSAGVPFTALKVSSALLYVAATGMLVVMNMIQPSQLAEEQRIAARLFKQLHSQIQTTVSLQNPN